A single window of Bombyx mori chromosome 9, ASM3026992v2 DNA harbors:
- the LOC101735345 gene encoding uncharacterized protein LOC101735345 — protein sequence MDGAFNNVLEGTRQYFMGVPKQVQGEGSGQPVWPASTSPPEEGTPAQSGAPAATSRPPSTAAAPPAPSETPPMAVPAPPRPPSEPIEPEPHIIHKATVMREAAEKRREMPDIEDEEEPGDTLSPPSHIIRKPPQPLPSPAPAQAAPSPSPVRPPSVAPPAAVVPEPQPELLHRAALHCVQTPTSRPAEHFAQSRPPDPYSSSRPPESYRHYPYETNGPENNRNSHVSIASPQPVLTSRNSPQTYARLSSSVPQHAASRLREASVHSSPAQRYAVSMPQPPPPHNDRVPPIHHPQTPPLQKLTSGDVRSVHLYPPIQHRRESSPYTRPSSQFDRHPTVPPRKYDPQQAYSGYRQATPQPLQNQRIDTHHQVPYKHAIDLMNSNYSSRPSERSPVPVPQAPHSHDATRLSSRMDYHSISRPVDSRSSYPYATSGTTALRYAPGASLPATINSTPASRSPYRTPVTHKTNYDYATSNSVQSSSVRSSTKAGYPNQQTRMTVSVTSIVNQMNQTKQKQESPITGASQVNHLDQTKQKRESPLDLSVKTVKNSADSSTTQDDAVDSASVEGKILHALQPRPSSSRQAPPVGYTAAHKVDFAPNFTTQYGERSTNVSYNPPTPQLHNSVRYNGTYDSRRLPESYPVESSHVYAERSKYGVSVARADYVPRIDITRASGDPCPVDNRIRDDRTFIIEERKRPQGPIVSNIPDKIVRYETWSSDSRIDRTGQSAVREQHELMRQPVYNYSSHKQFEAYQNEQKRSKSSAAYRDRIHHPNHGYPSGGPYPEIPSRDLSQYHALYQDRNTSVNARHHVIQRIPSHREVHSQHVDPNRVPADKRVLSILRNSLETKQSGFSDASRPTKQIPELIVIDDVDDSVIDIDLTKDNDHPETKKPNVTKSSEAIAPNPENHNIQMPKAVDSLPRDSEYHKLDNTDLKRKTPENDVARIRTKAELKVMPPSQDSGIKSNVKHDLVTESDGNKLLPKSQKQHLFNQIRKDNLRFESVIRSDNTSEALIPDVKSEPMNIEEIERDAEISIKTEHLLENLNPERGNLNEDKPADDLDWASACDSFVEQLKSGCHKKKNTKKLDETDNNNESKLEPEETSLPPPEITITEPEVVVKQEPIDEDEIKPLDEPSNINVEVKIENIKDNESTVQHTILNKNERNNSKSEKGNKNATKPEKSKKDKKIDKEKPVKTKSKSKSKLEKNENNSSSPNTKKDKLKTFIKEESESTDDDEPLIKSKILKDKEQSERLKHQLLKDLSEKSAYVKLECCDVDVNKNNRKSLDYDSTKGKEEKQNKGKLSKTKTKGKSLFADNTKNEKQIVDSSTDSDDEKLSVASRLRMRKSVKNEDKVIQSQKTTPSKKIDSTSSASSSSTPIRKPDFGDGSAFHPGWEEELYRYKRSLRMPSRLIAIPRGRSGGPFVRKTGVLLTRGSTSLPDLDPAPLSPAPSSAPSAATDDLYARRPDKMTLDSDLDSNSSCSAPNRLHYDSEASTSTVFSSSKPTRKSSSIVDVLIQKCGKKEDNKKKSKEKDDKTPKVIQKTSNTTELLPTPSLGLLKNSNKGTLSAKKEKLMEEIYYLGAFRKETVSAFRNAFIKNTDGLIGATEEFAPVVLKSRTRTESRVLKQRATIKEVFGDERPASAPPTSCRDDIDLQEGKDDIDVASKPIKEPDPKAKLKPKKIIKDKLKRRSSSIRDGLRSTKSLKRNDAKGRLLRLKKRNNLIKCLNNKRIKEISNTKQKPEGTSTSEEKEKPKEEGSSLGADATNTKRRFKRLFGRRKFSSGFDYIRKKKKIIRREDSNNKIRRPAVKPSPESIHDIHKEIKSWFINKSIGETHLHRAARLGYTDCVAYCLEKMESDPSAKDNAGFTPLHVAAAKGHVPIARLLLQYGANVSAAAQGGIRPLHEACENCHVEVIRLLLAYGADPLLGTYAGQTPEELTEGQATKFLRLHIADVQGQAIEPWRFPPPTHVIDYEEIGCDPLSSPPPASPAPPPDATIEIQCTEAPLPPFYSLKNGSGQPSDGLWCLLQDITNLLQIKSKDSLLKQIHCGSGSPKELLREIRTQEFLERAQCHQLICAGEKVNIRASKVALIRVTDKLRQLLKIETVLVS from the exons ATGGATGGGGCTTTCAATAATGTACTGGAAGGGACACGCCAGTACTTTATGGGAGTACCAAAGCAGGTGCAAGGTGAAGGATCTGGGCAACCGGTATGGCCTGCTAGTACGTCGCCACCTGAGGAAGGAACACCAGCTCAATCCGGCGCACCAGCCGCTACTTCTCGCCCACCTTCAACAGCCGCAGCTCCTCCAGCACCATCAGAAACTCCTCCCATGGCTGTACCAGCCCCACCCCGTCCGCCGTCTGAACCAATAGAACCCGAGCCGCATATTATACATAAAGCAACTGTGATGCGAGAAGCAGCAGAAAAGCGGCGAGAGATGCCTGACATAGAAGACGAAGAGGAACCAGGGGATACACTTTCCCCACCATCGCATATAATTCGCAAACCGCCACAGCCATTACCCTCACCTGCCCCTGCTCAAGCGGCACCGAGTCCGTCCCCCGTAAGACCACCATCCGTTGCCCCACCAGCGGCAGTCGTCCCGGAACCGCAGCCCGAATTGCTGCATCGTGCGGCTTTGCATTGTGTGCAAACTCCAACGTCAAGACCTGCAGAGCATTTTGCACAGAGTCGACCACCGGATCCTTATTCGTCTTCACGGCCGCCGGAATCATATCGGCACTATCCATATGAAACAAACGGTCCAGAAAATAACCGTAATTCTCACGTATCAATAGCATCACCACAGCCTGTACTTACCTCGCGCAACAGTCCTCAAACATACGCAAGGTTATCCAGTTCTGTACCCCAACATGCCGCCAGTCGTTTACGCGAAGCTTCCGTGCATAGCTCTCCTGCACAACGTTATGCTGTGTCAATGCCGCAACCACCGCCTCCGCATAATGACCGCGTTCCACCGATACACCATCCCCAAACACCACCTTTACAAAAGCTTACTTCAGGCGATGTCAGATCTGTACATCTTTACCCGCCTATCCAACATCGACGAGAATCTTCGCCTTATACGCGGCCATCTTCACAGTTTGATCGTCATCCAACTGTACCACCAAGAAAGTATGATCCTCAGCAAGCATATTCTGGTTATAGACAAGCAACGCCGCAACCTTTACAAAATCAACGAATAGATACACACCATCAGGTGCCGTATAAACACGCAATAGACCTTATGAATTCAAATTACTCATCTCGGCCATCTGAGCGGTCACCAGTACCAGTACCACAAGCACCACATTCCCATGACGCCACGCGTTTATCGTCGCGAATGGACTACCATAGCATAAGCAGACCAGTCGATTCTAGAAGTTCCTATCCATACGCAACATCAGGCACAACAGCATTGCGATATGCTCCCGGTGCTTCTTTGCCCGCTACAATAAATTCTACTCCTGCGTCAAGGTCCCCTTATCGTACTCCGGTCACCCATAAAACGAACTATGACTATGCAACATCGAACTCAGTCCAGAGTTCATCGGTCCGTTCTTCGACTAAAGCTGGTTACCCCAATCAACAAACTCGAATGACAGTTTCAGTAACGTCGATAGTAAATCAAATGAATCAAACCAAACAGAAGCAAGAATCACCAATCACAGGAGCATCACAAGTGAATCACCTTGATCAAACGAAACAGAAACGTGAGTCCCCTTTGGATTTATCAGTGAAGACGGTGAAAAATTCTGCAGACTCTTCAACAACACAGGACGACGCAGTAGATTCCGCATCAGTCGAAGGCAAAATATTACATGCACTGCAACCACGTCCTTCGAGTAGTCGTCAAGCACCTCCAGTAGGCTATACAGCTGCACATAAAGTAGATTTCGCTCCTAATTTTACAACTCAATACGGAGAAAGAAGCACAAATGTTTCTTACAATCCACCAACACCGCAGCTTCATAATTCTGTAAGATATAACGGCACCTATGATTCTCGAAGATTACCTGAAAGTTATCCAGTAGAATCTTCTCATGTCTACGCAGAGCGGAGTAAATATGGCGTGTCTGTAGCCAGAGCAGATTATGTGCCGAGAATAGATATTACTAGAGCGTCTGGTGATCCATGTCCGGTTGATAATAGAATTCGTGATGATCGAACCTTCATAATAGAAGAAAGAAAACGACCTCAGGGTCCCATAGTTAGCAACATTCCTGATAAAATTGTTCGTTATGAGACATGGAGTTCGGATAGTCGGATAGATCGCACTGGACAATCAGCCGTCAGAGAACAACATGAGTTAATGCGACAGCCTGTTTACAACTATAGCAGTCATAAACAATTTGAAGCCTATCAAAATGAACAAAAGCGTTCCAAATCATCGGCCGCGTACCGCGATCGCATTCATCATCCTAATCATGGATATCCTAGTGGTGGTCCTTACCCTGAAATACCTTCACGGGATCTAAGTCAGTATCATGCTTTGTACCAGGATAGAAATACATCAGTAAACGCCCGGCATCATGTTATACAAAGAATTCCGAGCCATAGAGAAGTTCATTCGCAACATGTAGATCCAAACAGAGTTCCAGCCGATAAAAGAGTATTAAGTATCCTTAGAAATAGTTTAGAAACTAAACAATCTGGTTTTTCTGATGCATCTCGTCCAACAAAGCAGATACCAGAACTGATAGTAATAGATGATGTAGATGATTCTGTAATAGATATAGATCTTACTAAAGACAATGATCATCCTGAAACCAAAAAACCAAATGTAACTAAATCATCTGAAGCTATTGCTCCAAACCCAGAAAATCATAATATACAAATGCCTAAAGCTGTTGATTCACTACCACGAGATTCTGAATATCATAAACTCGACAACACTGATTTAAAAAGAAAGACACCAGAAAATGATGTTGCCAGAATTAGAACAAAAGCAGAGTTAAAAGTAATGCCTCCATCGCAAGACAGTGGAATCAAATCAAATGTTAAACATGATTTAGTTACAGAAAGTGACGGAAATAAATTACTACCTAAATCACAGAAGcaacatttatttaatcaaatacgaAAAGATAATCTAAGATTTGAATCTGTCATACGCTCTGATAATACTTCTGAAGCACTTATTCCAGACGTTAAGTCTGAGCCCATGAATATTGAAGAAATAGAGAGAGATGCAGAAATTTCTATTAAAACAGAACATCTATTGGAAAATTTAAATCCCGAGCGCGGTAATTTGAATGAAGACAAACCTGCTGATGATTTAGATTGGGCTAGTGCCTGTGATAGTTTTGTAGAGCAACTGAAGTCAGGTTGccacaagaaaaaaaataccaaaaaactTGATGAAACAGATAACAATAATGAAAGCAAATTAGAGCCCGAAGAAACTTCGCTACCGCCCCCAGAAATTACAATTACCGAACCTGAAGTTGTTGTCAAACAGGAACCGATAGACGAAGATGAAATAAAACCTTTAGATGAACCGTCGAATATAAACGTAGAGgtcaaaatagaaaatataaaagataATGAAAGCACAGTGCAACATACTATCctaaacaaaaatgaaaggaaCAATTCTAAATCTGAAAAAGGTAACAAAAATGCGACCAAACCAGAAAAATCAAAAAAGgacaaaaaaattgataaagaGAAACCAGTGAAAACTAAATCAAAATCAAAGAGCAAATTAgagaaaaatgaaaacaattcttCATCGCCGAATACAAAAAAAGATAAACTTAAAACCTTTATAAAAGAAGAATCTGAATCTACGGATGATGATGAGCCGCtcataaaaagtaaaatacttAAAGATAAAGAACAAAGTGAACGTCTCAAACATCAACTTCTTAAAGACTTATCTGAAAAGTCTGCTTACGTCAAATTAGAATGCTGTGACGTAGACGTTAATAAAAACAACAGAAAATCGCTCGACTATGACTCCACTAAAGGAAAAGAAGAGAAACAAAACAAAGGTAAACTCTCGAAGACAAAAACAAAAGGGAAATCTCTTTTCGCCGACAATACCAAAAACGAAAAGCAGATTGTAGACTCGAGTACAGACAGCGACGATGAGAAACTAAGTGTCGCCAGTAGGCTTAGAATGCGTAAAAGTGTTAAGAACGAAGATAAAGTAATTCAATCTCAAAAAACTACGCCGTCGAAAAAAATTGATAGTACTAGCAGCGCTAGTAGTAGTTCTACGCCCATTCGCAAACCGGACTTCGGTGATGGATCCGCTTTCCACCCAGGTTGGGAAGAAGAGCTTTACCGATATAAACGTTCTCTTCGTATGCCTTCAAGACTTATTGCAATACCTAGAGGGCGTTCCGGAGGACCATTTGTTAGAAAAACAGGTGTATTGTTAACTAGAGGCTCCACATCGCTCCCAGATTTGGATCCCGCTCCATTGTCACCGGCACCTTCGTCAGCACCTTCAGCAGCAACTGATGATTTATACGCAAGACGTCCAGATAAAATGACCCTTGATAGTGATTTAGATTCTAATTCAAGTTGCTCTGCTCCAAACCGTTTACATTATGATTCAGAAGCTTCCACGTCTACGGTGTTTTCATCTTCAAAACCGACTAGAAAAAGCAGCTCCATCGTCGATGTATTAATACAAAAGTGTGGAAAAAAGGaagataacaaaaagaaatctaAAGAAAAAGACGATAAAACACCTAAAGTCATACAAAAAACTTCGAATACGACAGAGTTATTGCCTACTCCAAGCTTGGGACTTTTAAAAAATAGTAACAAGGGAACTTTAAgcgctaaaaaagaaaaattaatggAAGAAATATACTATCTAGGAGCGTTTCGAAAGGAGACTGTTTCTGCATTTAGGaatgcttttataaaaaatactgaCGGACTAATTGGAGCTACAGAAGAATTTGCGCCCGTAGTTCTCAAATCACGGACAAGAACCGAAAGCAGAGTTCTGAAACAAAGAGCAACAATAAAGGAAGTTTTCGGCGACGAAAGACCAGCCTCTGCCCCGCCCACATCCTGTAGAGATGATATTGATTTACAAGAAGGGAAAGACGATATTGATGTAGCATCAAAACCAATTAAGGAACCAGATCCCAAAGCAAAACTCAAacctaaaaaaatcataaaagataAATTGAAGAGAAGATCTAGTTCAATAAGAGACGGCTTGCGGAgtacaaaatctttaaaaagAAACGACGCTAAGGGTCGTCTTCTTCGTTTAAAGAAGCGTAATAATCTGATTaagtgtttaaataataaaagaatcaAAGAAATTTCCAATACCAAACAAAAACCTGAAGGGACATCCACTtcggaagaaaaagaaaaaccaaAAGAAGAAGGCAGTTCTTTGGGAGCTGATGCCACCAATACAAAAAGACGTTTCAAACGACTGTTCGGCAGAAGAAAATTTAGTTCCGGTTTCGATtatatacgaaaaaaaaagaaaattatacgGAGAGAGGAttccaacaataaaataagaagaCCAGCAGTTAAACCTAGTCCCGAGTCCATTCACGATATCCATAAAGAAATCAAAAGCTGGTTTATCAACAAAAGTATCGGAGAAACCCACCTCCACCGTGCCGCTAGACTGGGATACACT GATTGTGTCGCCTATTGCTTAGAAAAAATGGAATCAGATCCGTCTGCAAAAGATAACGCGGGATTCACACCTTTACATGTGGCAGCCGCTAAGGGTCACGTGCCAATTGCGAGACTCTTACTCCAATACGGGGCAAACGTATCTGCGGCTGCTCAAGGAGGCATAAG ACCTCTGCACGAGGCCTGCGAGAACTGCCACGTCGAGGTGATACGTCTGCTTTTGGCGTACGGCGCTGACCCACTGCTGGGCACCTACGCCGGACAAACGCCCGAAGAGTTGACGGAGGGCCAGGCGACTAAGTTCTTAC